The Vanessa tameamea isolate UH-Manoa-2023 chromosome 27, ilVanTame1 primary haplotype, whole genome shotgun sequence DNA window TTTAATGTCttcttatttgaaaatttcCTTACCTTTATAGGATCATCATCAGAATCACCAATTTTATCTATTGAAAAATCACTTAAATTTCTGCTCAGATTACCGATTTCATCATTCGCATTACCAATGTAACTAGATCCATCGGTTCTTCTAAACCTATTTCTATATGTATAAGGCGTTGAGGTCAAATAAGTGCGGTCTAAGTCACATGATGAGCTACTTGGATATCCACTTAATGGAGTGTAACTTCGATACGGTGCTATAGTGGTCGTGCAGTATTTCTTATGAGAAGACCACAGATTTCTAAGTTTTCTCATAAGTTCAGAGTTTCTGCAAAGCAACTGTGTTTTTTCCATTCTGAAATAGAGTGATATGTGTGAACGAGTGTCGAGAGTGTTGtttcatgaaattaaaaatggcCTATGTATCATTGTAGTCTTTAGCTTCTACAATAACAATGATAAAATCCAAaggcattaaaaaaatctgttagaTTCTGTTCcggttgtttattttatagttaatgaCGTCATTTATTATGTTCTAGTGACAGTTGTCTAATCTACTTATTCTActctataataaaatgtttgtctataacattaattaaagacTGTTATTAATATGCTATCATTAcccatttttaacattatattgcacttaatacaaaaaaattacgacaaatgcttataaaataaaagaatttgaaCAATACGatgttaataacaataataaaaacgcCTTACAATAACAGTATACGATGTGTAACATCTGACACCTCACTTCGGTAATAACCaatttatcattatatcatCTTGGAAAATGATTGGTACTTTTAACGTTCAACTCTAGCaacgcgcgctcattggtcaaatcaaatagcgcgtgATTACACATTTCCGTCGCTTATCACGAAATCACGTCCACAGATTGCACGAATGCGAGAGGATATcacacattaaaaacaaaacaattacataacaAGTTAACATACTACGAAGTGCTTAATCATAGACGTGTTGCACAAATACAAGGCTTATGTTAAGGCAGAaggatttatttatcttaaaaagctatttgatatattaagcATACCTACctataaaatttgaatgttaAAAAGTCGAAACTActgataattataaagttacaatATTAGAAATGTCCGTAAGCACTTATTCAGGTTCATCGTTAATGGGATGCGTGTTATTTTCTTCGGCTTCTTTTGTTAGATTAACAGCTTCTGAATCGCCCGTTTGTTCTTGTGAATTATCATCTTCTAATGGAATACTTTCATTTTTTACCTCTTCATCTAGTTCAGCATTTTCTTCGTCTTGTAAAACAATGGCATCTAATTCTAAAGGTTCGACATCGTCTCCATctttttcgattttattaattttttctgcATTGATTTccttttctttttcttcaagTTTTGCTTCATTCGTGTTATCATCAACAACTTCTGAAGATTCGCTTAaaacgttaatattattatcagtaacttccatgcttataatatttttaacacctTTATTCCTATCTGTAGAAACTAACTCTTCAACGTGCGCTTCCCGTCTCTTTCTATCTTTTTTCCTTGACTTCGGTATTAGCTTAACACTGATGTCAACTTTGATCGGCTCCTTTTTCTCTCGTAAAAAGGGCTGTTGAATCATCAGAGGCAAATTGTATATCTTTTCACCACGAGCATTTGTGAGATCCTGATTTGTCGTTAATGGGCCAACACTTATTGGATAGTTATTCGACGAATCGGACTCTTTTACGCGGTGTCGAGTTCGATGGCTCGCTATTGGCGAATCTCGAGATCTTGAACGGTCGCGCTGTGTTCTGATTGGTTCGTCTGCACGGCTGCGACTCTGCGCTCTGCCTGCCACCAATAAAAACACAGCACGACGTTAGGAAATTCTTGAAATTGGAAgcgttttgtaattaaataaatcaacaaaaactTAGACTTTTACATTTTCATGTAATATCACGTAggtcacaattttttattaaatttaatgggTAATGAtgacaaatttttaatattcaatattttgaaaagcatttaaatattaagaaattttaaatttaattgcatgCAATTAGATTTGAAAACAGATCGTACTTGTGCCTACGATTTGTGTCGTCGAGCTTGTCGGTAAGCAAACGACATTCGCTGGTGAGTTTCTCCATCAGACTGTTTTGTGAATGAATCATGGACTCCAACTCAGCCACGGTCTTAGCTGCGGAACCAAATTTATTCACTAAACCCTTTATGAACtacaattagaaataaaatttaagtaacggCGTGTATATTGTTTGTAGAATTTGAAATGTTATCctgaatatattaagatatattatataaatcttgattttttaaacaatctGATGAATAAACTATTGAAGTTAAGAAAGAAGCCCTTTCACAACTATATGATTCATGCAAGCGCAATACTGAAAGgggtaaaatataaatgttttgaagTGTTGAATTTAATTCCAATGAAGATGATAAATTAGTGTCTTTCAAAACATCAATAGTTTACCCATAAAATGAAGAAGTTGATATATTTTGAGCATATAAAGTTTCTGTTCAAAATGTTGATtgtaagaagaaaataaaagttattatccAAAATTAATAATCGAATAGCATTAGGCGAGTCACAGGCATAAAATAATCTAGACAGAGAGACATAAACCATATACGTAAGCAGTGTGTGACTTACCATGCTTATTCTCCATCGATTCTAGCATCGTTGACAATTCTTTCTCCTTCCTGTTCTTCTCTGGTGATATCGGtgtcaagttttttaaattaagctgcaatgcaaaaataatatataatatttttacaggaaattaattcatttattttgaaattacatcATTTCAAATATACTAAAACGTAGCTGTACCTCTTTTTCTAGATTGGAGATCTGTTCCGAGAGACGCAGGTTTTCGCGACGCGAATGAACCAAATCTGCATCAGCTCTGTCTAAGCGTTGTCGAAGTGACTGAATCTTTAAAATGGAAGAACATTTTAATACGTTCCTTATTATGTAATAAgacatcatttttaatttattatgattttaaaggCTTTGTAATACAGTTCGGTTTCTATTAATCTTATTGTATAACATTTTCTGATGAATCGTCTGATACCTTTTTTGGATTTTctagttaaattttaatcaataggTTCAATTTTGgttagttaaatatttctaGACCTACTTCAGAATTAAGTCGGTTAACTTCATGCTTGGATTGTCGTTGATGTCTTTCAATAGCAAGTCTAGCGCTTGCTAGCTCTTCCTCGAGGGATGCTTTTTCTGCGTGGGCTTGAGCCAGATCTGCTTGAAGGGACGCTGAAATGTAGAACATACAGTTGTGAGCttcattattatgtatttaaataagtacatcTCGTAGGTGCGTATACTTTATTGATCACCCGCCGTACCTACGCtactagaatttaaatttttaattcattatcgaaagttattacaaatattttaatttgtataaagttaaacatattcttaaatattatgttaaaacgtGTCCTTTTGTAATTTGAgcatagtaataaatttataccgCTTTTGTTCTTAAGTTCCATTTTCAATTCTTCAATTGCGGCATTCTTCATCGATAGCTccctttttaaatcattttcttcACGACGCTGTCGTTCCAAGTCCaactattcaaaataattattatatttatttattctatggaACAGAAAATATTCCCGtaactgttattattttgaatttgataagTAAAATGAGTCACAATTTGGTCCTTGGGGAACtccaaattaaaatgaaacaattgaCATAATTTCTGaaccaattaaaaatagatatgtcattaacaataaaatgaaatctttGAATTGAatctttttaaactaaattccCGATCTACTGAGAGCGGTAGTAGATGCATCGATCGTTTTAAATCGTAGCTTAAACACCTTTAAAGGGATTCACTTCTTCGCATTTACttttccaaaatattattttaaattgaatcttCATATCGAGTGCAGCACTAGCTCCCACTCGACGGATCCTCCGTCAAAAAGATCGCGTTAATTAGGTGTAATGAAAATTCTAAAGAATAGTCCGAATAAATAGAGCATAGAACTACGTCGCGTCGGCAAGCGCGCACCTGCAGCTTGGCGACGTTGTCGAACTGCGCGGCGAGGTCGTGCTGCAGCTCGTCGCAGTGCGCGAGGTAGCGCTGCTCGGCCGCGCTGCGCTCGCGCTGCGCGCGCCGCGCGCCCTCGCCCGACGCCGAGCGCGCGCGGCCGCGCTCCGCCGCCAGCTCGGCCTGCGCGCGGGCAGCCGTCACACACACGAGGAATCCGAATTTACCGAACGGGCTCATTCGCTATTTAGTTGTGTTTGTCTTGTCATTTTTCgttattcgtaataaaatattcatatgggcttaaatattgtttacattatatTCCTGGAACTGGTCAATAATCTAATACGGAACAGACTTAGTATGAAAAACGATCAATTAACGTGATAACCCTGCGGCAATGACGAGAAGCGGTGTTTGGCGAGACTTCAAAGACGAAGGGTGCCTGATAGTTTTTCTTTACATTCTGGTCATACTATTCAAAGCGAAAAATATCTTAAGCCTTTaggaaactatttttattaatttacctgtCTATGCGCGCATCACGAAACTTTGCTAagattaatcttattaaaacttCACATTTTGATAGCGACATCTTAGGAGATACATCTGAGATCTATACAATAGATGCTTGATTTAATTCCTTACGATGACTTTACCTTGAGTCTGCTTATTtccatttctaaattatttctcTCCTCTCTGAGTTGTTGTTCAACAGCATCCGAACCTCTTTTGTAGCGGGTGTCCAGATCACCTTCCTTCTGCTCTAGATTTAGTTTCAGCTTAGATATCTGAGACTCCAAAGTAGATTtatctctaaaaatattttgccatTTATTTCCAAATGTGTACAACATATCCAtaactttaaaactaaaattcgaagtttaaaattaagattcGTATTCAAGTTGTACTTTTTACCTTTGTAAATTATCGATTTGTCTTTTAAAACCATCCAGACAAGTCGAGTCCACAAGACCATTGGCAAGCTTACGTTTATTTTCGTTGTTTTCATcctgaattgaaaataaattaagatttcatTTCGAATATTGCagcaataaactaaatatatcaaatcaatcaaaaatccACTCACCTGGACCTTCTTAAGATCTATTTTAGCCTGTGTCAGCTGAGCCTCTAGTTCAGCGATGCGTGATTCGAAGACGATGTTTGGTCCTTCGAGTTTTACAGATCGAGATTTAGGTCTGCGAGTTTTTGAAGGAGATATCtatgaaaatgttaatttggACTAGAATTAATTCCAAAAAGACTTGAAACGTTATCACATCACAAAATCACATACAAAAAcccttattaattaatatatgtataatcagCAAACAGTTTACAATAAGACAAATACCCTTAAAAATtggtaaaatatgtaaaatcttgtaaaaacctcaaaaaaaaatccaaaacttTGGGTACGTTCTCCAACGTATATTTTAATGggtataattattaacttttgcTTAAGCAGTTGAAGTACtatgtcaaatcaaataaataatatagttcttCTTACCAATGAAATATCCAAAGTGACTAAGTACCTTATTATCGCTGTCCAGTCCAGTGCTGTCACCAACATCATCTAAATCATCAGTCTCAGAGCCAGCATTATAAGTGTGGAACATTCGAGAAATGAGCTTATTCTTTTGAGCCTCGTGCAAGTGTTCATTTTCAGATATAACCTCTTTCACTTTACCGAGAAGATTGTTCAACTCGTCCTAAAATATGTGCATATTTGTAGGTTTTAGTATCATCTGAATAGGAGGATACATGTAGTCACTCACAGTCAGTCTAGTCACAatcaactaaattaattttacatctgGTAGTTTTAACATGTCACAATTTCTTCGTCTACAATTTGTAAGtctcataaatatgtatattcaaaaaaaatattgtctcgACGATCTTGCTTAGAGGGTTGCAGAGCTGAAGCTTTGGGGAATCGGGTTGGTCTAgtaaaaatgtgattttaaattatcaggAAATTTTCAATAACAGTCGAGTAGTGTAGTTGGTATTCACACAAACCACGCTATCAGATGTGTACCCTTCCTTTCTTTGAATTTACTTACCCTGCAATATTGACTTTCCCGTTCAAGTTGCTCAATGTACTCTTCCTGTTTCTGTATAAAGTTGACCACATCAGGATTGGTTCCGCCACTCAAATCAGCGGATGCTGGTGGTGCTgagagaaaataatataaaagttagatTTAAAAACATGGCATTGTTTTTTGTAGTCaaagcttatattaaaaaattaaataatatattcagtaaAACTTACACgaacgtaaaattttaaaactcacgcgaaattaagtttttatttctcTCATAGGGCATAATTATTTcgcaaaattaaatttcaatcagtttatctatttttaacgCATTTTTGACGAAGAACTCATGAACGTTAAGGCaaaagtaacttaaaaataatacatttctcGTCTCACCAATATTAGTAACAGTTGGCTGAGGCGGTATGTAGTTGTTCAGGCTGTCTGCGTACAATGTAGCATACTTGGCCGTCAGCCGTGGTCGTGGCTTGTATTCAGACAAGGTATTGAAAGATGACGAATATTTCTTATCGAGCTCACCATCAGACTCATCGAGGTTTTTAATTGAAGCTGAACCTCCGTAGCTACGGACCTAGATATTAGATAACTTCATTGTACTCAATTACAAAAGTGACCAGATTCGACCtggatataaatacaaaaatagaacattatatttttttataaaatattataattgaaaaaatatattgtctataataatatagtaccTATAATTTAGACTTAGAATCCAGCTTTATGGATTGCATCATAAATaggttcaatattttttttatttaacttttgtaataaataaaaaaaaaaaacaatttgtactATGTTACCCGTCAACTAAGCGGGTAGTAATGGAAAATGATAGTTGTATCTATATAACTAGCTGAACGTGCGATTTACCCGCgcggaatttataaaattttacctatagTACACAAATCTACACTTTCCATTTTTTCCTTTCgagaggtgaattaaaaaaaaatcctttgtcTTTGatcgggactcaaactatatctatacaaaatttcacttaaatcggttcaagcgtgaagaggtaacagagttac harbors:
- the LOC113391997 gene encoding serologically defined colon cancer antigen 8 homolog isoform X4 codes for the protein MGSTSFLNKSKSGFRAKSGSSGGSDKEMNGKLKRSKIRRPVKMNEYGMKRIPDYTELAYKEAVSKLKYFLSGNNAPSVRSYGGSASIKNLDESDGELDKKYSSSFNTLSEYKPRPRLTAKYATLYADSLNNYIPPQPTVTNIAPPASADLSGGTNPDVVNFIQKQEEYIEQLERESQYCRDELNNLLGKVKEVISENEHLHEAQKNKLISRMFHTYNAGSETDDLDDVGDSTGLDSDNKISPSKTRRPKSRSVKLEGPNIVFESRIAELEAQLTQAKIDLKKVQDENNENKRKLANGLVDSTCLDGFKRQIDNLQRDKSTLESQISKLKLNLEQKEGDLDTRYKRGSDAVEQQLREERNNLEMEISRLKAELAAERGRARSASGEGARRAQRERSAAEQRYLAHCDELQHDLAAQFDNVAKLQLDLERQRREENDLKRELSMKNAAIEELKMELKNKSASLQADLAQAHAEKASLEEELASARLAIERHQRQSKHEVNRLNSEIQSLRQRLDRADADLVHSRRENLRLSEQISNLEKELNLKNLTPISPEKNRKEKELSTMLESMENKHGRAQSRSRADEPIRTQRDRSRSRDSPIASHRTRHRVKESDSSNNYPISVGPLTTNQDLTNARGEKIYNLPLMIQQPFLREKKEPIKVDISVKLIPKSRKKDRKRREAHVEELVSTDRNKGVKNIISMEVTDNNINVLSESSEVVDDNTNEAKLEEKEKEINAEKINKIEKDGDDVEPLELDAIVLQDEENAELDEEVKNESIPLEDDNSQEQTGDSEAVNLTKEAEENNTHPINDEPE
- the LOC113391997 gene encoding serologically defined colon cancer antigen 8 homolog isoform X2, giving the protein MFNPYYSCRRPVKMNEYGMKRIPDYTELAYKEAVSKLKYFLSGNNAPSVRSYGGSASIKNLDESDGELDKKYSSSFNTLSEYKPRPRLTAKYATLYADSLNNYIPPQPTVTNIAPPASADLSGGTNPDVVNFIQKQEEYIEQLERESQYCRDELNNLLGKVKEVISENEHLHEAQKNKLISRMFHTYNAGSETDDLDDVGDSTGLDSDNKISPSKTRRPKSRSVKLEGPNIVFESRIAELEAQLTQAKIDLKKVQDENNENKRKLANGLVDSTCLDGFKRQIDNLQRDKSTLESQISKLKLNLEQKEGDLDTRYKRGSDAVEQQLREERNNLEMEISRLKAELAAERGRARSASGEGARRAQRERSAAEQRYLAHCDELQHDLAAQFDNVAKLQLDLERQRREENDLKRELSMKNAAIEELKMELKNKSASLQADLAQAHAEKASLEEELASARLAIERHQRQSKHEVNRLNSEIQSLRQRLDRADADLVHSRRENLRLSEQISNLEKELNLKNLTPISPEKNRKEKELSTMLESMENKHAKTVAELESMIHSQNSLMEKLTSECRLLTDKLDDTNRRHKKELATLQRQVEHLGQSLQSAYSHPPNNQAPSSHTTNTNRISHSPTGAGSDYSRNEPAGDSTFRENNDIGDVAGDHETSRNIDQPIRDQTNDKNISQDAQNYSTEISQDVVSNIQDSNEDLNVVEKKITKQNSHDSIDRDEKSIKKKSSREMTPEKHMKHETEKDVSKVESNEEPDEKDPKIAETTDNYKEQDYTEPVEYPNENDKPLEETAQFETQNYNEENFPNYEQNYDQPQYTEQFENYEQYPEQYANSNTQQFVDPNTQQYADPNAQQYADPNAQQYADPNAQQFTDPNAQPFVDPNAQYEGQYENYATDENYGEQTYDDTQYNQEYPEPVPEQTADTNDNMSPNDKVASQS
- the LOC113391997 gene encoding serologically defined colon cancer antigen 8 homolog isoform X5; the protein is MGSTSFLNKSKSGFRAKSGSSGGSDKEMNGKLKRSKIRRPVKMNEYGMKRIPDYTELAYKEAVSKLKYFLSGNNAPSVRSYGGSASIKNLDESDGELDKKYSSSFNTLSEYKPRPRLTAKYATLYADSLNNYIPPQPTVTNIAPPASADLSGGTNPDVVNFIQKQEEYIEQLERESQYCRDELNNLLGKVKEVISENEHLHEAQKNKLISRMFHTYNAGSETDDLDDVGDSTGLDSDNKISPSKTRRPKSRSVKLEGPNIVFESRIAELEAQLTQAKIDLKKVQDENNENKRKLANGLVDSTCLDGFKRQIDNLQRDKSTLESQISKLKLNLEQKEGDLDTRYKRGSDAVEQQLREERNNLEMEISRLKAELAAERGRARSASGEGARRAQRERSAAEQRYLAHCDELQHDLAAQFDNVAKLQLDLERQRREENDLKRELSMKNAAIEELKMELKNKSASLQADLAQAHAEKASLEEELASARLAIERHQRQSKHEVNRLNSEIQSLRQRLDRADADLVHSRRENLRLSEQISNLEKELNLKNLTPISPEKNRKEKELSTMLESMENKHAKTVAELESMIHSQNSLMEKLTSECRLLTDKLDDTNRRHKMEKTQLLCRNSELMRKLRNLWSSHKKYCTTTIAPYRSYTPLSGYPSSSSCDLDRTYLTSTPYTYRNRFRRTDGSSYIGNANDEIGNLSRNLSDFSIDKIGDSDDDPIKERTGNSAASSRASGAIPAVCILAPT
- the LOC113391997 gene encoding myosin heavy chain, non-muscle isoform X1, encoding MGSTSFLNKSKSGFRAKSGSSGGSDKEMNGKLKRSKIRRPVKMNEYGMKRIPDYTELAYKEAVSKLKYFLSGNNAPSVRSYGGSASIKNLDESDGELDKKYSSSFNTLSEYKPRPRLTAKYATLYADSLNNYIPPQPTVTNIAPPASADLSGGTNPDVVNFIQKQEEYIEQLERESQYCRDELNNLLGKVKEVISENEHLHEAQKNKLISRMFHTYNAGSETDDLDDVGDSTGLDSDNKISPSKTRRPKSRSVKLEGPNIVFESRIAELEAQLTQAKIDLKKVQDENNENKRKLANGLVDSTCLDGFKRQIDNLQRDKSTLESQISKLKLNLEQKEGDLDTRYKRGSDAVEQQLREERNNLEMEISRLKAELAAERGRARSASGEGARRAQRERSAAEQRYLAHCDELQHDLAAQFDNVAKLQLDLERQRREENDLKRELSMKNAAIEELKMELKNKSASLQADLAQAHAEKASLEEELASARLAIERHQRQSKHEVNRLNSEIQSLRQRLDRADADLVHSRRENLRLSEQISNLEKELNLKNLTPISPEKNRKEKELSTMLESMENKHAKTVAELESMIHSQNSLMEKLTSECRLLTDKLDDTNRRHKKELATLQRQVEHLGQSLQSAYSHPPNNQAPSSHTTNTNRISHSPTGAGSDYSRNEPAGDSTFRENNDIGDVAGDHETSRNIDQPIRDQTNDKNISQDAQNYSTEISQDVVSNIQDSNEDLNVVEKKITKQNSHDSIDRDEKSIKKKSSREMTPEKHMKHETEKDVSKVESNEEPDEKDPKIAETTDNYKEQDYTEPVEYPNENDKPLEETAQFETQNYNEENFPNYEQNYDQPQYTEQFENYEQYPEQYANSNTQQFVDPNTQQYADPNAQQYADPNAQQYADPNAQQFTDPNAQPFVDPNAQYEGQYENYATDENYGEQTYDDTQYNQEYPEPVPEQTADTNDNMSPNDKVASQS
- the LOC113391997 gene encoding uncharacterized protein LOC113391997 isoform X3, with the protein product MGSTSFLNKSKSGFRAKSGSSGGSDKEMNGKLKRSKIRRPVKMNEYGMKRIPDYTELAYKEAVSKLKYFLSGNNAPSVRSYGGSASIKNLDESDGELDKKYSSSFNTLSEYKPRPRLTAKYATLYADSLNNYIPPQPTVTNIAPPASADLSGGTNPDVVNFIQKQEEYIEQLERESQYCRDELNNLLGKVKEVISENEHLHEAQKNKLISRMFHTYNAGSETDDLDDVGDSTGLDSDNKISPSKTRRPKSRSVKLEGPNIVFESRIAELEAQLTQAKIDLKKVQDENNENKRKLANGLVDSTCLDGFKRQIDNLQRDKSTLESQISKLKLNLEQKEGDLDTRYKRGSDAVEQQLREERNNLEMEISRLKAELAAERGRARSASGEGARRAQRERSAAEQRYLAHCDELQHDLAAQFDNVAKLQLDLERQRREENDLKRELSMKNAAIEELKMELKNKSASLQADLAQAHAEKASLEEELASARLAIERHQRQSKHEVNRLNSEIQSLRQRLDRADADLVHSRRENLRLSEQISNLEKELNLKNLTPISPEKNRKEKELSTMLESMENKHAPSSHTTNTNRISHSPTGAGSDYSRNEPAGDSTFRENNDIGDVAGDHETSRNIDQPIRDQTNDKNISQDAQNYSTEISQDVVSNIQDSNEDLNVVEKKITKQNSHDSIDRDEKSIKKKSSREMTPEKHMKHETEKDVSKVESNEEPDEKDPKIAETTDNYKEQDYTEPVEYPNENDKPLEETAQFETQNYNEENFPNYEQNYDQPQYTEQFENYEQYPEQYANSNTQQFVDPNTQQYADPNAQQYADPNAQQYADPNAQQFTDPNAQPFVDPNAQYEGQYENYATDENYGEQTYDDTQYNQEYPEPVPEQTADTNDNMSPNDKVASQS
- the LOC113391997 gene encoding serologically defined colon cancer antigen 8 homolog isoform X6, whose amino-acid sequence is MFNPYYSCRRPVKMNEYGMKRIPDYTELAYKEAVSKLKYFLSGNNAPSVRSYGGSASIKNLDESDGELDKKYSSSFNTLSEYKPRPRLTAKYATLYADSLNNYIPPQPTVTNIAPPASADLSGGTNPDVVNFIQKQEEYIEQLERESQYCRDELNNLLGKVKEVISENEHLHEAQKNKLISRMFHTYNAGSETDDLDDVGDSTGLDSDNKISPSKTRRPKSRSVKLEGPNIVFESRIAELEAQLTQAKIDLKKVQDENNENKRKLANGLVDSTCLDGFKRQIDNLQRDKSTLESQISKLKLNLEQKEGDLDTRYKRGSDAVEQQLREERNNLEMEISRLKAELAAERGRARSASGEGARRAQRERSAAEQRYLAHCDELQHDLAAQFDNVAKLQLDLERQRREENDLKRELSMKNAAIEELKMELKNKSASLQADLAQAHAEKASLEEELASARLAIERHQRQSKHEVNRLNSEIQSLRQRLDRADADLVHSRRENLRLSEQISNLEKELNLKNLTPISPEKNRKEKELSTMLESMENKHGRAQSRSRADEPIRTQRDRSRSRDSPIASHRTRHRVKESDSSNNYPISVGPLTTNQDLTNARGEKIYNLPLMIQQPFLREKKEPIKVDISVKLIPKSRKKDRKRREAHVEELVSTDRNKGVKNIISMEVTDNNINVLSESSEVVDDNTNEAKLEEKEKEINAEKINKIEKDGDDVEPLELDAIVLQDEENAELDEEVKNESIPLEDDNSQEQTGDSEAVNLTKEAEENNTHPINDEPE